The Pseudomonas parafulva genome window below encodes:
- the pip gene encoding prolyl aminopeptidase — translation MQTLYPQIKPYARHDLAVEAPHVLYVDESGSPEGLPVVFIHGGPGAGCDAQSRCYFDPNLYRIITFDQRGCGRSTPHASLENNTTWHLVEDLERIREHLGIDKWVLFGGSWGSTLALAYAQTHPERVHGLILRGIFLCRPQEIEWFYQAGASRLFPDYWQDYLAPIPQDERGDLVKAFHKRLTGHDQIAQMQAAKAWSTWEGRTATLRPNPLVVDRFSEPQRALSIARIECHYFMNNAFLEPDQLIRDMPKIAHLPAVIVHGRYDVICPLDNAWELHQAWPNSELKVIRDAGHAASEPGITDALVRAADQMARRLLDLPLEEA, via the coding sequence ATGCAGACCCTCTACCCGCAGATCAAACCCTACGCCCGGCACGATCTGGCCGTGGAAGCGCCGCATGTGTTGTATGTCGACGAAAGCGGCTCGCCCGAAGGGCTGCCGGTGGTGTTCATCCACGGTGGGCCGGGTGCCGGTTGCGATGCCCAGAGCCGTTGCTACTTCGATCCCAACCTGTACCGCATCATCACCTTCGACCAGCGCGGTTGCGGGCGCTCCACGCCCCACGCCAGCCTGGAGAACAACACCACCTGGCATCTGGTCGAAGACCTGGAGCGTATCCGCGAGCACCTGGGCATCGACAAGTGGGTGCTGTTCGGCGGCTCCTGGGGTTCCACGCTGGCGCTGGCCTACGCCCAGACCCACCCCGAGCGCGTCCATGGTTTGATCCTGCGGGGCATCTTCCTGTGCCGCCCGCAGGAGATCGAGTGGTTCTACCAGGCTGGCGCCAGCCGCCTGTTCCCCGACTACTGGCAGGATTACCTTGCGCCGATTCCGCAGGACGAGCGTGGTGACCTGGTCAAGGCGTTCCACAAACGCCTCACCGGACACGACCAGATCGCCCAGATGCAGGCGGCCAAGGCCTGGTCCACCTGGGAAGGACGCACCGCCACGCTGCGGCCCAACCCGTTGGTGGTCGATCGCTTCTCCGAGCCGCAGCGTGCCTTGTCGATCGCCCGCATCGAATGCCACTACTTCATGAACAATGCCTTCCTCGAACCGGATCAGCTGATTCGCGACATGCCCAAGATCGCCCACCTGCCGGCGGTCATCGTGCATGGCCGCTACGACGTGATCTGTCCGCTGGACAACGCCTGGGAACTGCACCAGGCCTGGCCGAACAGCGAGCTGAAGGTGATTCGCGACGCCGGCCACGCCGCCTCCGAGCCAGGCATCACCGACGCCCTGGTGCGCGCCGCCGACCAAATGGCCCGGCGCCTGCTGGACCTGCCGTTGGAAGAAGCATGA
- a CDS encoding dermonecrotic toxin domain-containing protein, whose amino-acid sequence MNSTAATPPSTSCATPPASQQQLIACHTPAWMVAAPADVHSRLRAAQRAVPAWFQDCRLARPDAARALASAYAVSRAADAAVGKRLEALPDLLPFARALLAPALKDRFGLALDVDRTYLFNANKAVAYQQEVNGDPIQGAARAFKLATQSLLHCALQNFEADEACEGGLDAAGLSALVLDSDRFESVIPSGQVIDIAPHAFAALCRELDIGGNYLKQVEGLCNDGSATALFTQAQRGQWHLEVHRAYLSGMLEHGLFEALLTLADSGQAQYLDSPLRCARMRLLGFELTGAVVIGLVPSPERLLVYDPLLLPYKGLLLTYLPGAPSPLQVHATSQQAQRYLREQLSIMDLGALSRAVAAADSAAFLTRLRDVLQPIDWTTVTPEPGQGGASAQRRPDPNAWITLTLAPFTQAFIDERVSQWQQRLRQDALFHAVPSAEEDRKSAARRRAYFSQWASDALMVAAFVVPGLDQLMLSLSIAQLSYETYEGFDSWADGEREQAQGYLMDVVENLALTAALGAAGAAAGAQAAVPRPAFIEALHPVELPNGEQRLWKPDLQPFVHEITLPTSLQPDALGLLHHQGRTWLTLEGQTYAVGHSPQTDQYHLLPAHPAMSYRLPLRHNRAGTWLHALDRPSAWQGPELFRRLGPLGAAVSDDLALRFAQFSGVEDSVLRRALSHSERLPALLEDALLRLKLEQAIAQDSAGLPLAQRRSEFQRRYRQLPCTEAPGAAVIQRVYPNLPNAVTEELLGNATADEVQQLIDGKVPLRVGEEIRVYQQQLRLNRAYEGLYLDAAHSADSDRLILHTAAQLPDWPAELAIDLHEGAIDPQPIDRVGPGDSLQRKLITRYPNGYTVSKPYPDSPTLRLHATLHDALHEALGGDVVADATALREQIRHAPAMSRDALRRHLGLQRRTLRSPMRLADGRFGYPLSPTPRPLLHDIGNLDAINRHLRQLEGQGFSPAIANWILSNLADAPITHEAMTQRIAQLPSASAVELDNSLAAWRASPGQISDAITRIHARNSIEMAIWGHWIERAIPESSPSPDTLTLERTFIAEFPQQLPESFTSGVKRLRLSDVWIAHALEQEAPQALIEGHLHNLFQHFPALEALEIERPYASDAPPSAFRYSLGPISERLAGLRELRLVNQNIELSVQAIDRLASPETMTYLDLGGNALIPQADAQLSPWRLQYLGLERMALTHWPAWLNLDALERIEAVSLLHNDLHQVPAFLTLNEQSDTFHTIVSLSGNPLSEAHLRNLMFSEDGLARRFHFNLAAPLHLLPELQTLFNQRSQLREALFNWVSSAPAPGGATQLRWQIANDLSGYWEARVRGAQTPLHLIDLALEHFPPVLPSAFDQQVDHLILERLNGTPAQLDTLLRRFPRLSTLALYENIQSLQHVPTAITELASLVELELVNQGLTIDNDDLQALLRLPALKALDLSDNVLSPALSGPFQVARRLESLSLSKTGMTAWADWLFDVMPRQILDLDDNQISRLPDSVLGVSTVDTGRTRVSLMGNPLEADIVQRLDDPESLHLYLPHDYRP is encoded by the coding sequence ATGAACTCGACTGCCGCGACGCCACCGTCGACGTCCTGCGCAACGCCCCCTGCTTCCCAACAACAGTTGATCGCCTGCCATACGCCCGCTTGGATGGTCGCGGCGCCCGCCGACGTCCATTCACGCCTGCGCGCCGCACAGCGCGCTGTGCCCGCCTGGTTCCAGGACTGCCGCTTGGCCCGCCCTGACGCCGCCCGCGCGCTTGCCAGTGCCTACGCCGTCAGCCGCGCGGCCGATGCAGCCGTCGGCAAGCGACTGGAGGCGCTGCCGGACCTGCTGCCGTTCGCCAGGGCATTACTGGCCCCCGCGCTCAAGGATCGTTTCGGCCTGGCGCTGGATGTCGACCGCACTTACCTGTTCAACGCCAACAAGGCCGTCGCCTACCAGCAGGAGGTCAACGGCGACCCGATTCAGGGCGCCGCCCGGGCCTTCAAACTGGCGACCCAATCGCTGCTGCACTGCGCGCTGCAAAACTTCGAGGCCGACGAAGCCTGCGAAGGCGGTCTCGATGCGGCAGGCCTGAGCGCCCTGGTACTGGACAGCGACCGCTTCGAGTCGGTGATTCCCAGCGGCCAGGTGATCGACATCGCGCCCCACGCCTTCGCCGCCCTGTGCCGCGAACTCGACATCGGTGGGAACTACCTGAAGCAGGTCGAAGGCCTGTGCAACGACGGGTCGGCCACCGCCCTCTTCACCCAGGCCCAACGCGGCCAATGGCACCTGGAGGTGCACCGCGCCTACCTGAGTGGAATGCTCGAACACGGGCTGTTCGAAGCCCTGCTGACCCTGGCCGACAGCGGCCAGGCGCAGTACCTCGACAGCCCGCTACGCTGTGCGCGCATGAGGCTGCTGGGCTTCGAGCTGACCGGCGCCGTGGTCATCGGCCTGGTCCCCAGCCCGGAACGGCTGCTGGTCTATGACCCGCTGCTACTGCCTTACAAAGGCCTGCTGCTGACCTATCTGCCGGGCGCGCCGTCGCCGCTTCAAGTCCACGCCACCAGCCAGCAGGCGCAGCGCTACCTGCGCGAACAACTGTCGATCATGGACCTCGGCGCCCTGTCGCGCGCGGTCGCCGCCGCCGACAGCGCCGCCTTCCTCACCCGACTGCGCGACGTGCTGCAGCCCATCGACTGGACGACGGTCACGCCCGAGCCTGGGCAAGGCGGGGCCAGCGCCCAGCGCAGACCCGATCCGAACGCCTGGATCACCCTGACCCTCGCGCCCTTCACCCAGGCCTTCATCGATGAGCGCGTCAGCCAGTGGCAGCAGCGCCTCAGGCAGGATGCGCTGTTCCATGCCGTGCCCAGCGCTGAGGAAGACCGCAAGAGCGCCGCCCGCCGTCGCGCCTATTTCAGCCAATGGGCGAGCGATGCGCTGATGGTGGCCGCCTTCGTGGTACCGGGGCTGGATCAATTGATGCTGAGTCTGTCGATCGCCCAGCTCAGCTATGAAACCTACGAAGGCTTCGACAGCTGGGCCGACGGCGAGCGGGAGCAGGCGCAGGGTTACCTGATGGATGTGGTGGAAAACCTGGCACTGACCGCCGCACTCGGCGCCGCGGGCGCGGCGGCCGGCGCTCAGGCGGCGGTGCCCAGGCCAGCGTTCATCGAGGCGCTTCATCCCGTGGAATTGCCCAACGGCGAACAGCGCCTGTGGAAACCCGATCTGCAACCCTTCGTCCACGAGATCACCCTGCCCACCAGCCTGCAACCCGATGCCCTGGGACTGCTGCACCATCAAGGCCGCACCTGGCTGACGCTGGAGGGCCAGACCTACGCGGTCGGGCACTCGCCGCAGACCGACCAGTACCACCTGCTGCCCGCACACCCGGCCATGAGCTACCGCCTGCCGCTGCGACACAATCGCGCCGGCACCTGGCTGCATGCCTTGGACCGGCCCAGCGCCTGGCAAGGCCCGGAACTGTTCAGGCGCCTAGGCCCGCTGGGTGCCGCCGTGAGCGATGACCTGGCACTGCGCTTCGCCCAGTTCAGCGGCGTCGAAGACAGCGTGCTGCGGCGTGCGCTCAGCCACTCTGAGCGGCTCCCAGCCTTGTTGGAAGATGCCTTGCTGCGCCTCAAGCTCGAACAGGCGATTGCCCAAGACAGCGCCGGACTGCCACTGGCGCAGCGCCGCAGCGAATTCCAGCGGCGTTATCGGCAGTTGCCCTGCACCGAGGCGCCCGGGGCGGCCGTCATCCAACGGGTCTATCCGAACCTGCCCAACGCCGTGACCGAAGAGCTGCTGGGCAACGCCACGGCCGATGAAGTCCAGCAGTTGATCGATGGCAAGGTGCCGCTGCGTGTGGGCGAAGAGATCCGTGTCTACCAACAGCAACTGCGCTTGAACCGTGCCTACGAGGGCCTGTATCTGGACGCGGCACACAGCGCCGACAGCGACCGCCTGATCCTGCACACCGCCGCGCAATTACCCGACTGGCCGGCCGAACTGGCGATAGACCTTCATGAAGGCGCCATCGATCCACAACCCATCGATCGAGTCGGCCCGGGCGACAGCCTCCAGCGCAAACTCATCACCCGCTACCCGAATGGCTACACCGTTTCCAAACCCTACCCGGACAGCCCGACCCTGCGCCTGCATGCCACGCTTCACGACGCCCTGCACGAAGCGCTCGGCGGTGACGTGGTCGCCGACGCCACCGCCTTGCGCGAGCAGATTCGCCACGCACCCGCGATGTCTCGTGATGCCCTGCGCCGACACCTGGGCCTGCAGCGGCGCACCCTCAGGTCGCCCATGCGCCTGGCCGATGGGCGCTTCGGCTATCCCCTGAGCCCCACCCCTCGCCCCTTGCTGCATGACATCGGCAACCTGGACGCGATCAACCGCCACTTGCGCCAGCTCGAGGGCCAAGGCTTTTCGCCGGCAATCGCCAACTGGATCCTCAGCAACCTGGCCGATGCGCCAATCACCCACGAAGCGATGACCCAACGCATCGCACAGTTGCCATCGGCCTCGGCAGTGGAGCTGGACAACAGCCTGGCCGCCTGGCGCGCCTCGCCGGGCCAGATCAGCGATGCCATCACCCGTATCCACGCGCGCAATTCCATCGAGATGGCGATCTGGGGTCACTGGATCGAGCGCGCCATTCCCGAATCCAGTCCGTCCCCCGACACCCTGACCCTGGAGCGCACCTTCATCGCCGAGTTTCCCCAGCAGTTGCCCGAGAGCTTCACCTCTGGGGTCAAACGCCTGCGCCTGAGCGACGTCTGGATCGCGCATGCGCTCGAGCAGGAGGCGCCGCAGGCGTTGATAGAAGGCCACCTGCACAACCTGTTCCAGCACTTCCCGGCCCTGGAGGCCCTGGAAATCGAACGCCCGTACGCCAGCGACGCGCCGCCCTCGGCGTTTCGCTACAGCCTCGGACCGATCAGCGAACGCTTGGCCGGACTGAGGGAACTGCGGCTGGTCAATCAGAACATCGAACTGAGCGTGCAGGCCATCGACCGCCTGGCCAGCCCCGAGACCATGACCTACCTGGACCTCGGCGGCAATGCCCTGATTCCGCAAGCCGATGCCCAACTGTCGCCGTGGCGGCTGCAATACCTGGGACTGGAGCGCATGGCGCTGACGCACTGGCCAGCCTGGCTGAACCTGGACGCTCTGGAGCGGATCGAAGCGGTGTCCTTGCTGCACAACGACCTGCACCAGGTGCCTGCGTTTCTGACCCTCAACGAGCAGAGCGACACCTTCCATACCATCGTGTCGCTGAGCGGCAATCCGTTGAGCGAGGCGCACCTGCGCAATCTCATGTTCAGCGAGGATGGCCTTGCGCGCCGGTTTCATTTCAACCTGGCAGCGCCCCTGCATCTGCTGCCGGAACTGCAGACGCTGTTCAATCAGCGCAGCCAGTTGCGCGAAGCGCTGTTCAACTGGGTGAGCAGCGCGCCGGCGCCGGGCGGTGCCACGCAACTGCGTTGGCAGATCGCCAATGACTTGAGCGGCTACTGGGAAGCGCGGGTTCGCGGTGCACAGACGCCACTGCACTTGATCGACCTGGCGCTGGAGCACTTCCCGCCGGTGCTGCCCAGCGCTTTCGACCAGCAAGTGGACCACCTGATTCTCGAGCGCCTGAACGGCACGCCAGCGCAGTTGGACACGCTGCTCAGGCGCTTCCCACGCCTCTCGACGCTGGCCCTGTACGAAAATATCCAGTCCCTGCAACACGTGCCAACGGCCATCACCGAGCTGGCTTCGTTGGTCGAGCTCGAGCTGGTGAACCAGGGGTTGACGATCGACAACGACGACCTGCAAGCGCTGCTGAGGCTGCCTGCACTCAAAGCGCTGGACCTTTCCGACAACGTCTTGAGCCCTGCACTGAGCGGGCCTTTCCAAGTTGCCAGACGCCTGGAAAGCCTGTCGCTGAGCAAGACCGGAATGACCGCCTGGGCAGATTGGCTGTTCGATGTGATGCCTCGGCAGATCCTGGACCTGGACGACAACCAGATCAGCCGCTTGCCAGACTCGGTGCTCGGCGTGAGCACAGTCGACACCGGCAGGACGCGTGTCTCGCTGATGGGCAACCCGCTGGAGGCCGATATCGTGCAGCGACTGGATGACCCCGAAAGCCTGCACCTGTACCTGCCGCACGACTACCGACCTTGA
- a CDS encoding glucan biosynthesis protein G, with amino-acid sequence MIVSPCNAPRIPGNRLRKAVLAGAALVGLMSAGQLWAFNLDDVAAKAKDLAGQKFEAPKSNLPPVFRDMKYADYQKIRFIQSKAEWANDKTPFKLSFYHQGMHFDTPVTINEITANKVEEIKYDPSRFEFGDVPHDADATKNLGYAGFRVLYPINKADKQDEIMTLLGASYFRVVGRGHAYGLSARGLAIDTALPSGEEFPRFREFWIEKPKPNDKHLVIYALLDSPRSTGAYKMILRPGDDTIVDVKSKVFLRDHVSRLGIAPLTSMFLFGPNQPSKVQNYRPALHDSEGLSIHAGNGEWLWRPLNNPKHLAVSNFSVENPRGFGLMQRQRAFSDFEDLDDNYQKRPSAWIEPKGDWGKGTVDLVEIPTADETNDNIVAFWSPETLPEPGKPFEYNYRLHWTIDEAKYQPQDLGWVKQTLRSTGDVKQANLIRQPDGSIAFLVDFNGPALAALPEDTAVRSQVSVGDNAELVENNLRYNPETKGWRLTLRLKVKDPKKSTEMRAALLRDVPVEAPKVEKAAETKQDKAAAKHAKAQHGKVEKAEKPAEQPAADAASTPEAPATTEKVLTETWSYQLPADE; translated from the coding sequence GTGATTGTAAGTCCCTGTAATGCACCAAGAATCCCCGGCAATCGGCTGCGCAAGGCCGTGTTGGCAGGCGCAGCGCTGGTTGGCCTGATGAGCGCTGGCCAGTTGTGGGCATTCAATCTTGACGATGTTGCAGCCAAGGCGAAGGATCTGGCCGGCCAGAAGTTCGAAGCACCCAAGAGCAATCTGCCGCCGGTGTTCCGCGACATGAAGTACGCCGACTACCAGAAGATCCGCTTCATCCAGTCCAAGGCCGAGTGGGCCAACGACAAGACCCCCTTCAAGCTGTCCTTCTATCATCAGGGCATGCACTTCGACACGCCGGTGACCATCAACGAGATCACCGCCAACAAGGTCGAAGAGATCAAGTACGACCCGAGCCGCTTCGAGTTCGGTGACGTGCCCCACGATGCCGACGCCACCAAGAACCTGGGCTATGCCGGGTTCCGCGTGCTCTACCCGATCAACAAGGCCGACAAGCAGGACGAGATCATGACCCTGCTTGGCGCCAGCTACTTCCGCGTGGTCGGCCGTGGCCACGCCTATGGCCTGTCGGCCCGTGGCCTGGCCATCGACACCGCGCTGCCGTCGGGCGAAGAATTCCCGCGCTTCCGTGAGTTCTGGATCGAGAAGCCCAAGCCCAACGACAAGCACCTGGTGATCTACGCCCTGCTGGACTCGCCGCGCTCCACCGGCGCCTACAAGATGATCCTGCGTCCGGGCGACGACACCATCGTCGACGTCAAGTCCAAGGTGTTCCTGCGCGACCACGTCAGCCGCCTGGGCATCGCGCCGCTGACCAGCATGTTCCTGTTCGGCCCGAACCAGCCGTCGAAGGTGCAGAACTACCGTCCGGCGCTGCATGACTCCGAAGGCCTGTCGATCCACGCCGGCAACGGCGAGTGGCTGTGGCGTCCGCTGAACAACCCGAAACACCTGGCGGTGAGCAACTTCAGCGTCGAGAACCCGCGTGGGTTCGGCCTGATGCAGCGTCAGCGCGCCTTCAGCGACTTCGAAGACCTGGACGACAACTACCAGAAGCGTCCGAGCGCCTGGATCGAGCCCAAGGGCGACTGGGGCAAGGGCACCGTCGACCTGGTCGAGATTCCGACCGCCGACGAGACCAACGACAACATCGTTGCCTTCTGGAGCCCGGAAACCCTGCCCGAGCCCGGCAAACCGTTCGAGTACAACTACCGTTTGCACTGGACCATCGACGAGGCCAAGTACCAGCCTCAGGACCTGGGCTGGGTCAAGCAGACGCTGCGTTCGACCGGTGACGTCAAGCAGGCCAACCTGATCCGTCAACCTGACGGCAGCATTGCCTTCCTGGTCGACTTCAATGGCCCGGCCCTGGCCGCACTGCCTGAAGACACCGCTGTGCGCAGCCAGGTCAGCGTCGGCGACAACGCCGAGCTGGTCGAGAACAACCTGCGCTACAACCCGGAGACCAAGGGCTGGCGTTTGACCCTGCGTCTGAAGGTGAAGGATCCGAAGAAGTCCACCGAAATGCGCGCTGCGCTGCTGCGTGACGTGCCGGTCGAGGCACCGAAGGTCGAGAAAGCCGCCGAGACCAAGCAGGACAAGGCCGCTGCCAAGCATGCCAAGGCTCAGCACGGCAAGGTCGAGAAGGCCGAGAAGCCGGCCGAGCAGCCAGCCGCCGATGCGGCGTCCACCCCCGAGGCCCCGGCCACCACCGAGAAGGTGCTGACCGAGACCTGGAGCTACCAGTTGCCTGCCGATGAGTAA
- the dtd gene encoding D-aminoacyl-tRNA deacylase, translating to MKGLLQRVRGARVEVEGQVVGAVDQGLLVLVAVEPEDTREHADKLLHKLLNYRVFSDPQGKMNLSLKDIGGGLLLVSQFTLAADTRSGLRPGFSTAAPPALGAELFDYLVQQARGQHSVVETGQFGADMQVHLVNDGPVTFMLQI from the coding sequence ATGAAAGGTTTGCTGCAGCGCGTGCGCGGCGCGCGGGTGGAAGTCGAAGGGCAGGTGGTGGGCGCGGTGGACCAGGGCCTGCTGGTGCTGGTGGCGGTCGAGCCTGAAGACACCCGCGAGCACGCCGACAAGCTCTTGCACAAACTGCTGAATTACCGGGTATTCAGCGACCCACAGGGCAAGATGAACCTGTCGCTCAAGGACATCGGTGGCGGCCTGCTGCTGGTGTCGCAGTTCACCCTGGCGGCAGACACCCGCAGCGGCCTGCGGCCGGGCTTTTCCACCGCCGCGCCCCCTGCGCTCGGTGCCGAACTCTTCGACTACCTTGTGCAACAAGCCCGAGGCCAGCATTCGGTGGTGGAAACCGGCCAATTCGGGGCTGACATGCAAGTGCACCTGGTCAATGATGGCCCCGTGACTTTTATGTTACAAATTTGA
- the hutG gene encoding N-formylglutamate deformylase, producing MDKVLSFHAGRLPLLVSMPHAGLALTPTVQAGLVEAARGLPDTDWHIPQLYDFVGELGASVVAAHYSRFVIDLNRPDDDKPLYVGATTGLYPATLFEGEPLFKDGQAPSAEARASYLAQIWRPYHDTLRQELERLRAEFGYALLWDAHSIRSHIPHLFDGKLPDFNLGTFNGASCDAQLAERLQAVCAQAPNYSHVLNGRFKGGHITRHYGDPAQHIHAVQLELAQSTYMNEVAPFEYREDLARPTQAVLRQLLETLLDWGKARYGR from the coding sequence ATGGACAAGGTATTGAGTTTTCACGCAGGCCGCCTGCCGTTGTTGGTCAGCATGCCCCATGCCGGTCTCGCGCTGACGCCGACGGTGCAGGCGGGTTTGGTAGAGGCAGCACGTGGCCTGCCGGACACCGACTGGCACATTCCACAGCTCTACGATTTCGTCGGCGAACTGGGCGCCAGCGTGGTGGCGGCGCACTACTCGCGGTTCGTCATCGACCTCAACAGGCCCGACGATGACAAGCCGTTGTACGTCGGCGCCACCACGGGTCTGTATCCGGCCACGCTGTTCGAGGGCGAGCCGCTGTTCAAGGACGGTCAGGCGCCGTCGGCCGAAGCGCGCGCCAGCTACCTGGCGCAGATCTGGCGCCCCTACCACGACACCCTGCGTCAGGAGCTGGAACGCCTGCGCGCCGAGTTCGGCTATGCGCTGCTGTGGGACGCCCACTCGATCCGCTCGCACATCCCGCACCTGTTCGACGGCAAGCTGCCGGACTTCAACCTCGGCACCTTCAACGGCGCAAGCTGCGATGCGCAGTTGGCCGAGCGCTTGCAGGCGGTCTGCGCCCAGGCGCCGAACTACAGCCATGTGCTCAACGGGCGCTTCAAGGGCGGGCACATCACCCGCCACTATGGCGATCCGGCGCAGCACATTCATGCCGTGCAACTGGAACTGGCGCAGAGCACCTACATGAACGAAGTGGCGCCATTCGAGTACCGCGAAGACCTGGCACGACCGACCCAGGCCGTGCTGCGGCAACTGCTGGAAACCCTGCTGGACTGGGGCAAGGCGCGCTACGGCCGGTAG